Part of the Streptomyces sp. NBC_00457 genome, CCCCGCGGGCCTCGACCACCGCGTCGAGTGGCTCAGCGCGCCCCCGCAGGGCGCGACCGGGCTGCTGTTCGCCAACGAGTGGCTGGACAACGTGCCCGTGGAGGTGGCCCAGGTCGACTCCTCCGGCATACCCCGGCTGGTGCTCGTCCGGCAGGACGGGACCGAGCTGCTCGGTGAGCGCGTCTCCGGCCCGGAGGCGCAGTGGCTCCGCCGGTGGTGGCCGCTGCCGGCCGAGGAGGGTCTGCGCGCCGAGATCGGGCTGCCCCGGGACGAGGCCTGGGCGGCGGCGGTCGCGACGCTCGACCAAGGTCTCGCGGTCGCCGTGGACTACGTGCACACGGCGGACGCCCGACCGCCGTTCGGCACGCTCACCGGCTTCCGGGAAGGGCGCGAGACACGGCCCGTGCCGGACGGGTCCTGCGACATAACGGCGCACGTCGCGCTGGACGCGTGCGCGCCCCTCGACGCACTTCCTGGCGCGCCCCTCGACGCACTTCCCCGCGCACTCCTCGTGCGCCAGCGCGAAGCGCTGCGCGCCCTGGGCATCGCAGGCGCCCGGCCCCCGCTCGCGCTGGCGACCACACACCCCGCGGCCTACGTGCGCGCCCTCGCGAACGCGGGAGAGGGCGCTGAACTCACAGCGGTCGGCGGCCTCGGCGACTTCGGATGGCTGGTGCAGCCGGTTGGAATTCCGAACCCGCTCACCTAGGGGCTCCTACTTGTCGATGTCCCCGACCACGAAGAACAGCGACCCCAGGATCGCCACCATGTCCGCCACCAGCGTCCCCGGCAGCAGCTCCACCAGCGCCTGGATGTTGTTGAACGACGCCGACCGCAGCTTCATCCGGTACGGCGTCTTCTCGCCCTTGCTGACGAGGTAGTAGCCGTTGATGCCGAGCGGGTTCTCGGTCCAGGCGTACGTGTGGCCCTCGGGCGCCTTGAGGACCTTGGGGAGCCGTTGGTTGATCGGGCCGGGCGGCAGCTCGGCGAGCCGGTCCAGGCAGGCGTCGGCGAGGTCCAGGGAGTTGTGGGTCTGCGCCAGGAGGCACTCGAAGCGGGCGAGGCAGTCGCCTTCCTGCCGGGTGACGACCTGGAGGATGTTCTGGAGTTCGCCGTACGCGAGGTACGGCTCGTCGCGCCGCAGATCGAAGTCGACGCCGGAGCCGCGCGCGATGGGCCCGCTCACGCCGTACGCGTGGACGGTCTCCGGCGCGAGGACGCCCACCCCGCGGGTGCGCCCGCGGAAGATCT contains:
- a CDS encoding SAM-dependent methyltransferase encodes the protein MTDETAGHWRGWRAAAEAALYGPDGFYRRPEGPAGHFRTSVHASPLFAGAVARLLCLVDEALGGPEALDFVDMGAGRGELVTGVLAALPAGVAARTRAYAVEVADRPAGLDHRVEWLSAPPQGATGLLFANEWLDNVPVEVAQVDSSGIPRLVLVRQDGTELLGERVSGPEAQWLRRWWPLPAEEGLRAEIGLPRDEAWAAAVATLDQGLAVAVDYVHTADARPPFGTLTGFREGRETRPVPDGSCDITAHVALDACAPLDALPGAPLDALPRALLVRQREALRALGIAGARPPLALATTHPAAYVRALANAGEGAELTAVGGLGDFGWLVQPVGIPNPLT